The Streptomyces spororaveus genome includes a region encoding these proteins:
- the fxsBH gene encoding radical SAM/SPASM protein FxsBH, inactivated beta-hydroxylase extension form, translating to MTGLIAFREIVLKVHSRCDLACDHCYVYEHADQSWRARPKVISPEVISHTASRLAEHARDHALPSVTVILHGGEPLLAGPARLRLVCEEFSRALSGIAALDLRIHTNGLQLSTRYLDLFDEFGVRVGISLDGDRAANDRHRRFADGRTSHPLVLAAVALLRSEPYRHLYQGLLCTVDVANDPVAVLDALVELEPPRVDFLLPHATWETPPARPDGAPDAYARWLLRIFDHWDRLGRPVPVRLFESLLSTLRGGPSLTESLGLAPTDLVVVETDGTLEQVDSLKSAFEGAAATGFNVFDHAFDQVAAHPGVRARQLGLAGVSDSCRRCPVVRSCGGGLYTHRYRDRNGFDNPSVYCTDLRELVDGVEGRTARRETAPQLSDPAELARSQQELTRILLARLHEDLAADPGWAHAWELLATVERAGEAGTDALDAVLDHPFTRTWVLAALDAARDGTQDAPEAARRLTALAAAAVLRGGLDLPAEVAYRDGEVYLPTLGLLRLGEPGTEGRAALHVTDDGYAVRDGRAEHRFGPAAGDARWQPVRTWSPGPEAALVAPVALEDLDPYRNCFPRPPRLRLGAGEAEEWRGRLDRAWALLHKAVPEFARAAAAGLTTLTPLAGGPRAGGWGEAGRHGPGALGVPYAAGVRETALALLTGRRRTRLRALTEVADLYALDGQWQHRSPWRERPVPVSRLLADVHERVAVEAYRRATATPEPGGSDRIHRALDRLSEAAELTVTGKSLVAELRYELKTVDA from the coding sequence ATGACCGGCCTGATCGCATTTCGCGAGATCGTCCTGAAAGTTCACAGCAGATGCGATCTTGCTTGTGATCATTGCTATGTCTACGAACACGCAGATCAGAGCTGGCGAGCCCGGCCGAAAGTGATCTCCCCCGAGGTTATTTCGCATACCGCGTCCAGGCTCGCCGAACATGCCCGTGACCATGCACTCCCCTCCGTCACGGTGATTCTCCATGGAGGGGAACCCCTGTTGGCGGGCCCTGCCCGGCTCCGCCTCGTGTGCGAGGAGTTCAGCCGCGCGCTGAGCGGGATCGCGGCCCTCGATCTGCGGATCCACACCAACGGGCTCCAGCTCAGCACCCGTTACCTCGACCTCTTCGACGAGTTCGGCGTCCGGGTCGGCATCTCCCTCGACGGGGACCGCGCCGCCAACGACCGCCATCGCCGCTTCGCCGACGGCCGTACGAGCCACCCGCTGGTCCTCGCCGCCGTCGCGCTGCTCCGCTCCGAGCCGTACCGCCACCTCTACCAGGGCCTGCTCTGCACCGTGGACGTGGCCAACGACCCCGTCGCCGTACTGGACGCGCTGGTCGAACTGGAGCCCCCACGCGTGGACTTCCTCCTCCCCCACGCCACCTGGGAGACACCCCCGGCCCGGCCCGACGGCGCCCCCGACGCCTACGCGCGCTGGCTCCTGCGGATCTTCGACCACTGGGACCGGCTGGGACGCCCGGTGCCCGTACGGCTCTTCGAGTCCCTGCTCTCCACCCTGCGCGGCGGCCCCAGCCTCACCGAGTCGCTCGGCCTCGCGCCCACCGACCTCGTCGTCGTGGAGACCGACGGGACCCTGGAGCAGGTGGATTCGCTCAAGAGTGCCTTCGAGGGGGCGGCCGCCACCGGGTTCAACGTGTTCGACCACGCCTTTGACCAGGTCGCGGCCCATCCGGGGGTCCGCGCCCGGCAGCTGGGCCTCGCGGGCGTCAGCGACTCGTGCCGCCGGTGCCCCGTCGTACGTTCGTGCGGGGGCGGGCTCTACACCCACCGCTACCGCGACCGGAACGGTTTCGACAACCCCTCCGTCTACTGCACCGACCTGCGCGAGCTCGTGGACGGGGTCGAGGGCCGCACCGCACGGCGGGAGACCGCGCCGCAGCTGTCCGACCCGGCCGAACTCGCCCGGTCCCAGCAGGAACTGACCCGGATCCTGCTGGCCCGGCTGCACGAGGACCTCGCCGCCGACCCCGGCTGGGCGCACGCCTGGGAGCTGCTGGCCACCGTGGAGCGGGCCGGGGAGGCGGGCACGGACGCGCTGGACGCCGTACTGGACCACCCCTTCACCCGGACCTGGGTACTGGCGGCCCTGGACGCCGCCCGCGACGGCACGCAGGATGCCCCGGAGGCGGCGCGCAGGCTGACCGCGCTGGCCGCCGCGGCCGTGCTCCGCGGCGGGCTGGACCTGCCGGCCGAGGTGGCCTACCGGGACGGCGAGGTGTACCTGCCGACGCTGGGGCTGCTGCGGCTCGGCGAGCCCGGCACGGAGGGCCGGGCCGCGCTGCACGTCACCGACGACGGGTACGCCGTGCGGGACGGCCGCGCCGAGCACCGTTTCGGGCCCGCGGCGGGGGACGCCCGCTGGCAGCCCGTACGCACCTGGTCGCCCGGGCCGGAGGCGGCCCTGGTGGCGCCGGTGGCCCTGGAGGACCTCGACCCGTACCGCAACTGCTTCCCCCGCCCGCCCAGGCTCCGCCTCGGCGCCGGGGAGGCCGAGGAGTGGCGGGGCAGGCTGGACCGGGCGTGGGCGCTGCTGCACAAGGCGGTGCCGGAGTTCGCGCGGGCGGCGGCCGCCGGGCTGACCACGCTGACCCCGCTCGCGGGCGGCCCGAGGGCGGGCGGCTGGGGCGAGGCCGGGCGGCACGGGCCGGGGGCGCTCGGGGTGCCGTACGCGGCGGGGGTGCGGGAGACCGCGCTGGCGCTGCTGACCGGGCGGCGGCGGACCAGGCTCCGGGCGCTGACCGAGGTGGCCGACCTGTACGCGCTGGACGGCCAGTGGCAGCACCGCTCGCCGTGGCGGGAGCGGCCGGTACCGGTGTCCCGGCTGCTGGCCGACGTGCACGAGCGGGTGGCGGTGGAGGCGTACCGGCGGGCCACGGCGACGCCCGAGCCGGGCGGCTCGGACCGTATCCACCGGGCCCTGGACCGGCTCTCGGAGGCCGCGGAGCTGACCGTCACCGGGAAGAGCCTGGTCGCGGAGCTCCGCTACGAACTGAAGACGGTCGACGCGTGA
- a CDS encoding TetR/AcrR family transcriptional regulator: protein MAGAARRRDGRIAQERMLEEAMTAIAEDGLAALTMSALAERLGTSGGHILYYFGSKDRLLLEALRWSEEQLTGERRALLGRRVPAARKLDQFLELYLPEGPRDPRWTLWIELWARTASNQPLKAAQEEIDDSWQRDLEALLARGVDQGRFAPMDVPGRASELLALLDGLSTRVVLGQRGADRARALEQARSAAALLVPRT, encoded by the coding sequence GTGGCGGGAGCAGCACGGCGGCGCGACGGGCGGATCGCCCAGGAGCGGATGCTGGAAGAGGCCATGACGGCCATCGCCGAGGACGGACTGGCCGCGCTCACCATGTCCGCGCTGGCCGAGCGCCTCGGCACCAGCGGCGGCCACATCCTGTACTACTTCGGCAGCAAGGACCGGCTCCTGCTGGAGGCCCTGCGCTGGAGCGAGGAGCAGCTCACCGGGGAGCGCCGGGCGCTGCTGGGCCGCAGGGTGCCGGCGGCGCGCAAACTGGACCAGTTCCTGGAGCTCTACCTCCCCGAGGGGCCCCGCGACCCGCGCTGGACGCTGTGGATCGAGCTGTGGGCCCGTACCGCCTCCAACCAGCCGCTGAAGGCCGCCCAGGAGGAGATCGACGACAGCTGGCAGCGGGACCTGGAGGCACTCCTGGCCAGGGGTGTGGACCAGGGCCGCTTCGCGCCCATGGACGTACCCGGGCGGGCCTCGGAGCTGCTCGCCCTGCTGGACGGCCTGAGCACCCGGGTCGTCCTGGGCCAGCGCGGTGCGGACCGCGCCCGGGCCCTGGAGCAGGCCCGCTCGGCGGCGGCCCTGCTCGTCCCCCGCACCTGA
- a CDS encoding purine-cytosine permease family protein — protein sequence MGQQETADVDEVFRVETHGIDPIPDAERHGSAKDLFWLWFGSNLTFTYVINGALAVAFGLSFWQATAVVVIGGLSFFAISAAGLSGIRTGTATLVISRAAFGVRGNFPAGVLNWVVSIGYTIVNTVVGTLALEVFFAEIGWQSGTAGRAAALLVTLALTFAVAMWGHATVQFAERWMAYVLAAGFGALLLFVLPGTDTAAPAAAPGLSGWSLAFVVMLAGPFSYLPMPADYTRYLPRTTTLKSLTWMGALGGFLSSVALGVAGVAAATQADMTDAVAGAESLLPGWFQPLFLALVLGGSVTNSIITLYSSSLNLQVLGIPWSRARAIVISAAVTALGSLAALFLTDFTTSLLSFLSLLIIVFAPWGGVFLADMLLRRCHYDADALHAGSAGAYWYRSGYHPAGLTALLAGMTFAALTCDSELWTGPLVAPLGGADLTLLGSVVSGLAYWALTRRRVAAYAAAA from the coding sequence ATGGGGCAGCAGGAGACAGCCGACGTCGACGAGGTGTTCCGGGTCGAAACACACGGGATCGACCCGATTCCCGACGCCGAACGCCACGGCAGCGCCAAGGACCTCTTCTGGCTCTGGTTCGGCTCCAACCTCACCTTCACCTACGTGATCAACGGCGCCCTCGCCGTCGCCTTCGGGCTCTCCTTCTGGCAGGCCACCGCCGTGGTCGTGATCGGCGGACTCTCCTTCTTCGCCATCAGCGCCGCCGGACTCAGCGGCATCCGCACCGGCACCGCCACCCTGGTCATCTCCCGCGCCGCCTTCGGCGTGCGCGGCAACTTCCCGGCCGGCGTCCTCAACTGGGTGGTGAGCATCGGCTACACCATCGTCAACACCGTGGTCGGCACCCTCGCGCTGGAAGTCTTCTTCGCCGAGATCGGCTGGCAGAGCGGCACGGCCGGCCGCGCCGCCGCCCTCCTGGTCACCCTCGCGCTGACCTTCGCCGTCGCCATGTGGGGCCACGCCACCGTGCAGTTCGCCGAACGCTGGATGGCCTACGTCCTCGCCGCCGGCTTCGGCGCCCTGCTCCTGTTCGTCCTGCCCGGCACCGACACCGCCGCCCCGGCCGCCGCCCCCGGGCTCTCCGGCTGGAGCCTCGCCTTCGTCGTCATGCTCGCCGGACCCTTCTCGTACCTGCCGATGCCCGCCGACTACACCCGCTACCTGCCCCGGACCACCACGCTGAAGTCCCTCACCTGGATGGGCGCCCTCGGCGGCTTCCTCTCCTCGGTCGCCCTCGGCGTCGCGGGCGTCGCCGCCGCCACCCAGGCCGACATGACCGACGCGGTCGCCGGCGCCGAGAGCCTGCTGCCCGGCTGGTTCCAGCCGCTGTTCCTGGCCCTCGTACTCGGCGGCTCCGTCACCAATTCGATCATCACGCTCTACTCCTCCAGCCTGAACCTCCAGGTCCTCGGCATCCCCTGGAGCCGCGCCCGGGCCATCGTCATCAGCGCCGCCGTCACCGCCCTCGGCTCGCTCGCCGCACTCTTCCTCACCGACTTCACCACCTCCCTCCTCTCCTTCCTCTCCCTGCTGATCATCGTGTTCGCCCCCTGGGGCGGAGTGTTCCTCGCCGACATGCTGCTGCGCCGCTGCCACTACGACGCCGACGCACTGCACGCCGGGAGCGCGGGCGCCTACTGGTACCGCTCCGGCTACCACCCCGCCGGCCTCACCGCCCTGCTCGCCGGAATGACCTTCGCCGCCCTGACCTGCGACTCCGAGCTGTGGACCGGGCCGCTCGTCGCCCCGCTCGGCGGCGCCGACCTCACCCTCCTCGGCTCGGTCGTCTCCGGACTCGCCTACTGGGCCCTCACCCGCCGCCGGGTCGCGGCCTACGCCGCTGCCGCCTGA
- a CDS encoding amidohydrolase, giving the protein MAPHPFPADLLLTGARIHTVDPGLPEAQALAVHDGLIVWVGRDDAADAWAGPHTRRIDAGGKLVLPGFIDAHNHVRLGSDADCVQLAGVRTLAGIHERILAWREANPDAGWIEAEAFDYSAIPGGRMPCAADLDPVTGDTLAIVLSYDVHTAWLNTAAMRRLGVSRDRTDLPFGTAAVDPETGEPTGFVKDFAIKGLSRDGHRALRELGVPWASPDRQYGRLAKSLDDAIGYGITTVVEPQNSLDDLELFERARSEGRLRSRIVAALFHPRGTGDADLDEFADAARRFAGDRLRVGPLKLYIDDVVEPRTAALLEPYTGCGAHRGETFYPAEEFAELLAKLDARGFQCFVHATGDRGIRTVLDAVEHARTLNGPRDARHQVVHVECLDPADVPRFAELGVIACMQPRHCAPEIAGPGQDWAENVGEDRWHKAWPMRSLHEAGAVLAFSSDWNVAEMDPMVGIYTAVTRRPLSGDGPAWQPAETVDVATAVYGYTMGSAHANFLDRERGSLTVGKAADFVILSRDILAVPAEKIPGTVAETVVVAGEVVHQVA; this is encoded by the coding sequence ATGGCACCCCACCCCTTCCCCGCCGACCTGCTGCTCACCGGAGCCCGGATCCACACCGTCGACCCCGGCCTGCCCGAGGCCCAGGCCCTCGCCGTCCACGACGGGCTGATCGTCTGGGTCGGCCGGGACGACGCGGCCGACGCCTGGGCCGGACCGCACACCCGGCGGATCGACGCGGGCGGCAAGCTCGTCCTGCCCGGCTTCATCGACGCCCACAACCACGTTCGGCTCGGCTCCGACGCGGACTGCGTCCAGCTCGCCGGGGTCCGCACCCTCGCGGGCATCCACGAGCGGATCCTGGCCTGGCGGGAGGCCAACCCGGACGCCGGCTGGATCGAGGCCGAGGCCTTCGACTACTCCGCGATCCCCGGCGGCCGGATGCCGTGCGCCGCCGACCTGGACCCCGTCACCGGGGACACCCTGGCGATCGTGCTCTCGTACGACGTGCACACGGCCTGGCTGAACACGGCGGCCATGCGACGGCTCGGGGTCTCGCGGGACCGCACCGACCTGCCCTTCGGCACGGCGGCGGTGGACCCGGAGACCGGCGAACCCACCGGCTTCGTCAAGGACTTCGCCATCAAGGGACTCTCCCGCGACGGCCACCGGGCCCTGCGCGAGCTGGGTGTGCCCTGGGCCTCACCGGACCGGCAGTACGGACGGCTCGCCAAGAGCCTCGACGACGCCATCGGCTACGGCATCACCACCGTGGTCGAGCCGCAGAACTCCCTGGACGACCTCGAACTCTTCGAACGGGCCCGCTCCGAGGGGCGGTTGCGCTCCCGGATCGTCGCGGCACTGTTCCACCCGCGCGGTACCGGCGACGCCGACCTGGACGAATTCGCCGACGCGGCACGGCGGTTCGCCGGAGACCGGCTGCGCGTCGGCCCGCTCAAGCTGTACATCGACGATGTGGTGGAACCGCGTACGGCCGCGCTGCTGGAGCCGTACACCGGCTGCGGCGCGCACCGGGGCGAGACCTTCTACCCGGCGGAGGAGTTCGCGGAACTGCTGGCGAAGCTGGACGCGCGCGGTTTCCAGTGCTTCGTCCACGCGACCGGCGACCGGGGCATCCGGACCGTCCTGGACGCGGTGGAACACGCGCGGACCCTGAACGGCCCGCGCGACGCCCGCCACCAGGTGGTCCACGTGGAGTGCCTGGACCCGGCGGACGTACCGCGCTTCGCGGAGCTCGGTGTGATCGCGTGCATGCAGCCGAGGCACTGCGCGCCGGAGATCGCGGGCCCCGGCCAGGACTGGGCGGAGAACGTGGGCGAGGACCGCTGGCACAAGGCCTGGCCGATGCGGAGCCTGCACGAGGCGGGGGCGGTGCTGGCGTTCTCCAGCGACTGGAACGTGGCGGAGATGGACCCGATGGTCGGCATCTACACGGCCGTGACGCGCCGCCCCCTGTCCGGCGACGGCCCGGCCTGGCAGCCGGCCGAGACGGTGGACGTGGCGACGGCCGTGTACGGCTACACGATGGGCTCGGCCCACGCCAACTTCCTTGACCGGGAGCGCGGTTCCCTCACGGTCGGCAAGGCCGCGGACTTCGTGATCCTGTCCCGGGACATCCTCGCCGTCCCGGCGGAGAAGATCCCGGGCACGGTCGCCGAGACGGTAGTGGTGGCGGGGGAGGTAGTCCACCAGGTGGCCTGA